From Thermoleophilum album:
CTGCACGTCCTGGCGATGGAGATCGCGGCGTGGACGGTGGCGATCGTCGGTGCTCTCGCTGCGGCGCGTTTGGCGCCGCGCATCGCAGCCGCGACCGGAGCGGCCGTGGCGCTGGCTGTACTCACGCTCACTGCGGCGCTCGGCAACCCCAGTGTGTTCGAGGGCGAAGCCGGTCTCGCTGTGGTCGCGGGAACGGCCCTCGCCTACGGCGTCGTGGCGCGCGGCCACCAGCGGCTGCTGCGCCGCGCCGCCGCCGGATCGGAACACCCGGTGGCGGCTCGTGTGCAGGACGCGGAGGGGCGCGCGCCGCTCTACCCTGCGGGTTGGCCGTGAGCGTCTTGCGCAACATCGAATCGCGGCTCGGCGCCTTTGTCGAGGGCGTGTTCGGCCGTGCGTTCCGCTCCTCGGTCCAGCCGGTCGAGATCGCCGAAAAGCTGGCGCGCGAGATGGAGGAAAACCAGGTCGTGTCGGTCTCGCGCGTGTACGCGCCGAACCTCTATCGGGTCTATCTGTCTCCCGAAGACCGCAAACAGTTCGAGAGCTACGAAGAGGCGCTGCGCAAAGAGCTCTCCGACTATCTGCTCGAGCACGCCCGCAACGAAGGTCTTTCGCTCACCAGTCGACCACGCGTCGAGTTCCTCACCGACGAGCGCCTCAGCGTCGGCGAGTTCGGCATCCAGGCGCAGCTGCTCTCGATCGGGGTCGACGACGCTGGGGAGCGCGTCCCGCGCCCGGCAGAGTTCGGCGAGACGATGGTCTATTCACCCGAGCGTGCAGCACGTCCTCTCGCGCCCCATGTGCCAGCGGCACAGACGCGTGCCTTGCTGATCGTCGACGGCAAGCGCATCGTGCTCGGCGATCGGACGGTGGTCGGGCGCAGCCGGGAGTGCGATGTGGTCGTTCCCGACCCGAACGCTTCACGTCGCCACGCCGAGGTTCGGCGGGAAGGCAACGGCTGGGTGGTGCGCGACCTCGGTTCGACGAACGGGACGCTGGTCAACGGGCGGCGCGTAGCGCAAGCACCACTCCGCCACGGTGACCGATTGACCGTCGGTCTCACCGAGGTCGTTTTCGAAGTCGAGTAGCGGTCATGAACGACCCGCTCGTCGCGCTGCTCAAGCTCGCCTTCCTGGTGGTCCTATACCTGTTTCTGGTGTGGGTCGTGCGCAGCGCCCGTCGCCAGCTCGACGTCGCCGGTCCGGCGCCGCCTGAGCCGGTGATGGCCGCTGTTGGCGAGAACGCGCGTGCCGTCGCGCTCGATCTGCACGCCGGCCTGCGCCCGCGCCTAGAGGTCGTCGCTGCTCTCGGCCACCAACCCGGGGAGGAGCTAGCGATCGACGGTGGCGCGACACTAGGGCGAGCAGCCTCCGCGGACGTCGTCGTGCAGGACCCGTTCGCCTCGGCCGCGCACGCGCGCATCTTCGGTCACGGTGGGTTCATGTGGATCGAGGATCTCGGCTCGACCAACGGCACGTACGTGAACGGTCGCCGCGTCACGTCGCCGCAACGTCTGCGCCCTTCCGACGTGATCCGGATCGGTGACAGCGAGTACAGGTACTGGGAGTAGACCGGTGGCTTTGCGCGTCGCCGAGCACGCCCAACTGAGCGATCGCGGCCGCCACCGCGAGCTGAACGAGGACGCGTACGTCGTCAACCCGCCGTACTTCGCCGTCGCCGACGGCATGGGTGGCGCACAGGCTGGCGAGGTCGCCTCGCAACTTGCGGCCGACGCGGTGCGCGAGCACCGACCGAACCTGCCGCCCGAGGAACGGCTCGCCGCGATCGCGCGCGAGGCCAACCGCCGCATCTATTCGTTGGCCGCTCGTGACGAGCGACGCCGGGGCATGGGAACCACCCTCACCGCGGCGCTCGTCAACGGCGACGAGGTAGCGATCGGGCACGTCGGCGACAGTCGCGCGTACCGCTGGCGCGACGGTCGCCTCGAGCAGCTCACGCGTGACCACTCGCTGGTGGCTGAACTGCAGCGCAGCGGCCAGCTGACGCCGGAGGCGGCCGAGCAGCACCCACAACGTTCGGTGATCACGCGCGCCCTGGGTCCCGAGGCCGACGTCGAGGTCGACACCTACACCGTCCCTGCGCGTGCGGGCGATGTCTTCTTGCTCTGTTCCGACGGCCTCACGACGATGTTGAGCGACGACGAGATAGCCGCGATTCTGGAGCGTGCCCGCGATCTCGAAGACGCCGCCCAGACGCTGGTGCGAGCGGCGAACCAGAGCGGCGGACGCGACAACATCACCGTGATCCTCTTCCGTCTAGAGGACGCGGCGGGGGAGGACCCGGACGCCGAGCGCGTAGACAACGAGACCACCGTGTCGCGCACGGCAAGCAGCGCCTCTGCTCCCGACGAGACGATCCCCGGCACCCTCGCGGCGCCACCGGTGAACATGGCTCACGGGCGCCAAGCGGGTACCAGCCCCCGGGCGACCGGCCCGCAGGTGCCTTCGCCGAGCGGGCATCGCGTTCGGTATCAGCGAGCGGTGCGGTTGCAGCGAAGCGCGCGCCGGATCGGCGCGCTCCTAGCGGTCTGCGCGATCTTGGTCGCTGGCGCGATCGGCGCACGCCAGGCTCTGCGCAGCGTCTACTTCGTCGGCACCGACGAGTCGGGTCTGATCACGCTCTACCGCGGCCTGCCCTACGAGTTGCCGCTCGGGATTCGCCTCTACGAGACCGAGTACGTGTCGGGAATGCCCGCCAGGGCGTTGAGCGAACAGCGTCGTGCTGCCGTTCTCGACCACACGCTGCGCAGCCGCCGCGACGCGGTCGACCTCGTCCGCGCCATCGAGAACGGTCGAATCGAAGGTCTGCGAGCGCCGTGAGGTCGGAACGCCTCCGCGAGCTCTTCGGGCTCGTACCCGCCGCTGTGCTCGTGTCGATCGGGTTCGCCTCGGTGGTGGCGGCTCGCGGCAGCGAGATCGAGCGGGCGACCCTCGCCTATGGGGCGGTGTTCCTCGCTCTTTGTTTGGCCGTCCATCTCGTGATTCGCCGAACGCTGCCCCTCGCCGACCCCTACCTCTTTCCGCTCGTCGCCGCCCTTGCCGCCGTGGGGCTGGTCGAGCTCTACCGCATCGATCCCGATCTCGCTCGCCGCCAGGCGCAGTGGTTCGTTGTCGGTCTCGCGGTGTTTGCGGCGACCGTTGCCTGGGTCCGTGACCCGCACCGTCTCGAGCGCTACCGCTACACGATCGCAGCGACGTCGATTCTGTTGCTAGCACTGCCACGGTTGCCGGTGATCGGCGCGCAGGTGAACGGCGCCTATCTCGCTGTCGATATCGGACCGATCCAGTTCCAGCCCGCCGAGCTCGCCAAGGTCGGGATCGTGATCTTCCTCGCCAGCTACCTGCGCGACACAGCCGCCGTGCTTGTGCGCGCACGCTCGCCGGTGGGTCTTAGACGGCGGCTGCCTGAGGCAGCGGTGGGCGCGGCCCTGGCGCTCACGCTGGCCGGCCTCACCGGAGCTACCGCTGCTACAGCGACGCTTACCGCTCTCCTCGCAGCGAGCACCGTGGCGGTCCTTCGCGATCGTCCCTCGCCGAAGCATTTCGGCCCGCTGCTTCTCGTCTGGGGCCTTGCGATGGTGATGCTGGTCGTGATCCGCGACCTAGGGAGCTCGCTGATGTTTTTCGGGGGCTTTCTCGCTCTGCTCTGGGCGGCGACAGGGCGCGGGTCGCTCACCGCCCTCGGTGCTTCGCTGTTCGCCGCCGGCGCGGCGTTTCTCGCCGGCCGCATCGAGCACGTCCACCAGCGCGTCGAGATCTGGCTCGATCCCTTCCGACCGGATCTAGTAGAGGGCCCCGGCTATCAGATCGCTCAATCGCTCTTCGCTCAGGCCGACGGTGGCCTTCTCGGTCGCGGACTCGGCGGCGCCATGCTCCAGGGGCTCGACGGCGGCACGTTGCTGCCCGCGCCGCACACCGACCTCATCTACGCGGTCGTCGTCAACGAGCTCGGTCTC
This genomic window contains:
- a CDS encoding FhaA domain-containing protein; protein product: MSVLRNIESRLGAFVEGVFGRAFRSSVQPVEIAEKLAREMEENQVVSVSRVYAPNLYRVYLSPEDRKQFESYEEALRKELSDYLLEHARNEGLSLTSRPRVEFLTDERLSVGEFGIQAQLLSIGVDDAGERVPRPAEFGETMVYSPERAARPLAPHVPAAQTRALLIVDGKRIVLGDRTVVGRSRECDVVVPDPNASRRHAEVRREGNGWVVRDLGSTNGTLVNGRRVAQAPLRHGDRLTVGLTEVVFEVE
- a CDS encoding FHA domain-containing protein: MNDPLVALLKLAFLVVLYLFLVWVVRSARRQLDVAGPAPPEPVMAAVGENARAVALDLHAGLRPRLEVVAALGHQPGEELAIDGGATLGRAASADVVVQDPFASAAHARIFGHGGFMWIEDLGSTNGTYVNGRRVTSPQRLRPSDVIRIGDSEYRYWE
- a CDS encoding Stp1/IreP family PP2C-type Ser/Thr phosphatase, which translates into the protein MALRVAEHAQLSDRGRHRELNEDAYVVNPPYFAVADGMGGAQAGEVASQLAADAVREHRPNLPPEERLAAIAREANRRIYSLAARDERRRGMGTTLTAALVNGDEVAIGHVGDSRAYRWRDGRLEQLTRDHSLVAELQRSGQLTPEAAEQHPQRSVITRALGPEADVEVDTYTVPARAGDVFLLCSDGLTTMLSDDEIAAILERARDLEDAAQTLVRAANQSGGRDNITVILFRLEDAAGEDPDAERVDNETTVSRTASSASAPDETIPGTLAAPPVNMAHGRQAGTSPRATGPQVPSPSGHRVRYQRAVRLQRSARRIGALLAVCAILVAGAIGARQALRSVYFVGTDESGLITLYRGLPYELPLGIRLYETEYVSGMPARALSEQRRAAVLDHTLRSRRDAVDLVRAIENGRIEGLRAP
- a CDS encoding FtsW/RodA/SpoVE family cell cycle protein, which produces MRSERLRELFGLVPAAVLVSIGFASVVAARGSEIERATLAYGAVFLALCLAVHLVIRRTLPLADPYLFPLVAALAAVGLVELYRIDPDLARRQAQWFVVGLAVFAATVAWVRDPHRLERYRYTIAATSILLLALPRLPVIGAQVNGAYLAVDIGPIQFQPAELAKVGIVIFLASYLRDTAAVLVRARSPVGLRRRLPEAAVGAALALTLAGLTGATAATATLTALLAASTVAVLRDRPSPKHFGPLLLVWGLAMVMLVVIRDLGSSLMFFGGFLALLWAATGRGSLTALGASLFAAGAAFLAGRIEHVHQRVEIWLDPFRPDLVEGPGYQIAQSLFAQADGGLLGRGLGGAMLQGLDGGTLLPAPHTDLIYAVVVNELGLAGALGLLVIYLVVVARGLRIALLSHDAYSKLLAAGLTAVFALQVFVIVGGVTRVIPLTGVTLPFVSYGGSSIVANMIVLALLLMVSQHSRAERLRRGGLVEGVA